AGCTTAGAAATTGCTTGTCCATGTCCACCACCAACACCCGCAGTTCGCTGCCGTATAGGCAGCTTAGAAAAAATCGGACGCGGAATGGCTCGGCGAAGTCGTGTTCGCTGCCGTATAGGCAGCTTAGAAATCCCCGGGTACGACTCGTTTATCCACCGGCCGGTTCGCTACCGTATAGGCAGCTTAGAAACAGTCCGTGCCGACTTGGGAGCCGCGGGCACCGTTCGCTGCCGTATAGGCAGCTTAGAAATGATCCGTACCGGCCACCTAATCGAAGGGCAAGTTCGCTGCCGCACAGGCAGCTTAGAAATTGTAGGTGTTGATCCAGAACGTGCTCGCCTTGTTCGCTGCCGCATAGGCAGTCAAGACTATGAGTGTTCCGATGGGCTGCTCTGCTTATGCCCATTCGCCGTCGTCCCCGCCGCCACCAGGGACATCACCCGGCCCGAAGCCAAATATCGGTTAACGTTGATGTTTTGTTTCACGGGCGCGCTGCGCCCCGCATCAGGATTCGTATGTTCACAGGCATAGTCCAAGGCACCGCGAAGATCGCCAAGATCGCCGACCGCGAGGGCCTGCGCACTTTCACGCTCGATTTCCCGCCGGGTTTCTGCACCGATCTGGCGGTGGGCGCCAGCGTGTCCACCGACGGGGTCTGCCTGACCGTGACCGAGCTGACGGGCCCGGACCAGGCCACCTTTGACGTCATGTTGCAAAGCCTGGCCATCACCACGCTGGGCGCCTATCAGGAAGGCGACCGCGCCAACGTCGAGCGCGCGGCCAAGGACGGCGCCGAGATTGGCGGGCATCCGCTGTCGGGGCACGTGGACTTCACGTCTGAAGTGGTGATGGTCAAGTCGTCGGACACGAACCGGCTGATGCGCTTCAGCATTCCCGAGGACTTCCGCAAGTACGTGTTCGCCAAGGGCTATATCGCCATCAACGGCGCCAGCCTGACCGTGTCCGAGGTCAACCGCGCCGAGGGCTGGTTCGAGGTCTGGCTGATTCCCGAGACGCGCCGCATGACGGTGTTCGAGGACAAGCAGGTCGGCGACGCCGTCAACATCGAGATCGAGCGCGGCACCCAGGTGGTGGTGGACACCGTGCGCGAGACGGTGCAGGAAAGCCTGGGCAAGCTCCAGCCGCTGCTGGAGGCGATCCTCAAGGAAAAGGGACTGTCGCTGGAGGACTTCGTGACTCCGCAGCAGGTCAAGCTGAAGTAAAGCCCTTGAGGCAAGACGCTTAAAGTCAGGCCCTTGGAGCTGGACCATTAAAGTCGGACCCTTAAAGCCGGACCCTGAAAGCAAACCGCCCCGCGACACGAGGCCGGGGGCGGCAGGGGCCGCGCAACACATCATGCGCCCGCGTCCGGCTCCGTGCCGGCGCGGGCGCATGCCGTTCAGCCGGCGAAGGCGCGGCCCAGCGGCTTGACGCGGATGCCGGGACGCAGGCGCGTCCAGGGCAGGTCGGCGGGGTCGGCCTGCATGGGGCCGGGGGCCTTGGCCACCAGCACCTCGTGCGCGATGGGCTGGAAGTCGGCGCGGAAGTGGACCGAGCTTTTCACCACCAGGATGGACATCTCTTCGGGCTGCACGCCGCCGACGCGGAACAGGTTGCGGTCCAGCATCTGCGTCTTGGTGGCGCTGACCACCACGCGCACGCCGCCGATGCGCAGCGTGGCCACGGCGCCCAGGTCCACGTCCATGCCGTTCATCATGGGGCCGTCAAAGCGCAGCCGGCCCGGCGAAAGCGTCTCGACCGTGAACTCGCCTTCGAAGGGGCCGTCGCCGGCCACGCCGGATTGCCCGCCCAGGCGCAGGCGCAGCCTGGCGCCGACGCCGGCGGCCACTGCCTGTCCCACCACTTCGGGGTCGTAGAACAGGCCCAGCGCGGCGTTCTGCGCGTCGGCCTCGACCAGCGCGCGCAGCATGCCGGTGGTGTTGGCGTCGCCGCCCGCGCCGGGATTGTCCTGCGTGTCGGCGATGACCACCGGGCGCGAGGCGCCGGCGGCCAGGGCCTGGGCGCGGCGCACGGCCTCGGCGGGTTCCAGGAAGTCGGGCGACCATTGCGGTTCCAGCGCCAGCACGCGCTGGTACAGCGTCTCGGCGGCCTGTTCGGCGGCGGCCGCGTCGGTGCCGTAGGCCCAGACCACCGGGCCGCATTCGTCGAAGTCGGCGGCGGGGAAGCCCGGCGCGAAGGAGATCGACACCACGCCCGGCGCCTGTTCCAGCTGCGCCAGTTCCTCGTAGACGCCGCGCGATGGCTGCAACAGGGTGCACATGCCGTTGATCGGGATCAGGAAGGGCAGGCGGCGCTCGGCGCGGTGCCAGTTGGCGCCGGCTTCGAGGCGGGCCAGCAGCAGGCGGGCGGCGTGCTCGCCGGTGTCGGCCATGTCCACGTGCGGATAGGTGCGGAAGGCGGCCAGCCCGTCGGCCTCGCCCAGCATCTGGGCGGTGACGTTGGCGTGCAGGTCCAGGCTGGCGATGACGGGCACGGCCGGGCCGACGGCCTGGCGCACGCGCGCCAGCAGCTCGCCTTCGCCGTCGTCCAGGTGCTCGGCGACCATGGCGCCGTGCAGGTCCAGGTAGACGGCGTCGTAGCCGCCTTCGCGCGCCGCTTCGACGATCTCGCCGGCGATGCGCTCATAGGCGTCGGTGGTGACGTGGGCGGACGGGCTGGCGCCGGCCCAGATCACGGTGCGCACCGTGTGGCCCTGCGCCACGACGGCGTTGATGAAGCCGCCGGCGGGGATGTTCACCTGCCG
The Achromobacter sp. AONIH1 DNA segment above includes these coding regions:
- a CDS encoding riboflavin synthase subunit alpha, whose protein sequence is MFTGIVQGTAKIAKIADREGLRTFTLDFPPGFCTDLAVGASVSTDGVCLTVTELTGPDQATFDVMLQSLAITTLGAYQEGDRANVERAAKDGAEIGGHPLSGHVDFTSEVVMVKSSDTNRLMRFSIPEDFRKYVFAKGYIAINGASLTVSEVNRAEGWFEVWLIPETRRMTVFEDKQVGDAVNIEIERGTQVVVDTVRETVQESLGKLQPLLEAILKEKGLSLEDFVTPQQVKLK
- a CDS encoding M81 family metallopeptidase, which codes for MHILVAGFQHETNTFAPSKAGYDNFVRGEGFPAMVRGEAMLALRQVNIPAGGFINAVVAQGHTVRTVIWAGASPSAHVTTDAYERIAGEIVEAAREGGYDAVYLDLHGAMVAEHLDDGEGELLARVRQAVGPAVPVIASLDLHANVTAQMLGEADGLAAFRTYPHVDMADTGEHAARLLLARLEAGANWHRAERRLPFLIPINGMCTLLQPSRGVYEELAQLEQAPGVVSISFAPGFPAADFDECGPVVWAYGTDAAAAEQAAETLYQRVLALEPQWSPDFLEPAEAVRRAQALAAGASRPVVIADTQDNPGAGGDANTTGMLRALVEADAQNAALGLFYDPEVVGQAVAAGVGARLRLRLGGQSGVAGDGPFEGEFTVETLSPGRLRFDGPMMNGMDVDLGAVATLRIGGVRVVVSATKTQMLDRNLFRVGGVQPEEMSILVVKSSVHFRADFQPIAHEVLVAKAPGPMQADPADLPWTRLRPGIRVKPLGRAFAG